Part of the Candidatus Thermoplasmatota archaeon genome is shown below.
TCAGAATAACCATAAAAACGCTGAAAGTCTTGCCTGAGCCAGTTGGAGCTGTAATCAAAGTATTTTTGTTTTGGGAAATTAATTTGAAAGAGTAGCGCTGAGGAGGCGTTAGAGATTTGAATTTTTTAACGAACCATTTTCTTACTTCTTTATTCAGGCATTTAAGATTTTCAGATTTAGTAAAAGGATACTGAACAAAGGTTATCATTACTGTTATAAAATGCATTGATATTAATAAAGATGTGGGTGCAGCACCAATTCTTTTTACTTCGTTAATTTTAATATTGGATTAGCTAATGCAAACATAGAATGAGCAAACTCAAGCACATTGCTACAGAGCTTAAACGCCACATCCCCTTTTACCGCTTTCGGCGCTCTTACAGGCGTGGTTATAATGAGCGCAATGGTTTGGATTGAAATTTCATCGTATAGTTTAAATATTATTTTTCACATTTTTCATTCACTGCATATTTTACTAAGCGCTTTTGTAACAACGAGCATGTACAAATTGCATAAAGGCAAAAGTTTGGCTTCCCCACTAATAGGGTTTGTGGGCTCTGTAGGAATATGTTCTATAAGTGATGTAGCGCTTTCTTACGCTGGTGGCATTCTTCTTGGAATTGAAACTGAGTTGCATGTATGCCTTATTGAGCATCCTCATATTATAATCTTTTCAGCACTGATTGGTATTGCGCTGAGTTATTTGAGAGCTACAACTAAATGCCCTCATGCAGCACATGTACTAGTGAGCACATGGGCATCGCTGTTTTATTTATTAGCATTCGGGGCAGCAAATTGGCTTCCTCTGCTACCTTTCATCTTCGTTGTGCTATTCATTGCAGTTTGGCTACCGTGCTGCGTAAGTGATATTGTATTTCCTCTTTCATTTGTAAAGGAGCTGCACTTAGAGCAGTGCACTCAAAACTCGATACACCAAGCCGCCGAGTAGCAGAGCAAAACCTATTTCAAGCACAGTAATTATTAAAGCTTTTTTCCATCTTAGTTCTTTGACTAATGCTGCAATTGTCACAATGCAGGGAATGTAAAACATTGTTATTATTGTAAACGTAAGGATTTGGACAGGCGTAAGCACTAACGCGAAATTAGACATGAATGTAGCAAGCATTATCAGTGTAAGCTCTTTTCTTAAAATGCTAAGTACAGAGCCAACAACAGCTGGTAACCCAAGCCAGCTCACAGTTACAGGGCTTAATACATTATTTAGTTGAGTAAGCAATCCTAGCATTTTGAGAGTTGTCAGTATAAAACTACCTGCAATAATTAACGGGAATGCAATCATAATAAAATCTTTTGTTCTGTGCCATGTTTGACGCAATGCTATCCTTAAAATCGGTTTTCTGTACGGCGGCATTTCCATGATAAGTCCCATAGGCTCGCTGGGAATTAATTTAAACGCCATTCTGCCGAGCAGGAATATTACAATTAAATTAAGCGCATAGAGTGCAAGAGCCCATTTAAAGCCTAGGTATGTTCCTACAAGACCTAAAATATAACTGTGCGTACGGCGCACGGAACCATTGTAGTAGCAAACACTGCTATAGTCCTCTCTCTTTCCGCTTCCATAACTCTGCATCCTAAGCATGCTGGAACATTGCACCCCTACCCCAGAATAAACGGAATAAAAGCCTTTCCATGGAGACCTATTTTATGCATTGTATTATCTATTAGAAATGCAGCTCTAGGGAGGTAGCCTGAATCTTCGAGCAAGCCCAAAATAATATAAAATGGAATTATATAAGGCAGTACGAGACTTACACCTGCAATTAAGCCTTCTACAATACCGTCCCAGACGAGCTCCCCACAAGCTCCAATATTTTCAAATGTCGGCCTAAACGAGCCTAATAAATCTATCAATGAGTTTGAAACAATATTTCCAATTAGAAACACAATGGCTAATATAAAAAATACGACTGCTGCTAGGAGAGGGTAGCCTAAATATTTATGTGTTGTAAGTACATCGAACCTTTCAGAAAAAGATGCTTTTTTTAGGAATAACTATTTCTTGAGCTTCACTAGCAATCTTGTTTGCAATAGAATATCTTTCTGCTGTTATTACAACACCGCAAGGATCTCTGTGAATTGCCTCAATTTCTTTTGCCAAGCCCTCTGCAAAAAAATACTATCTCAGAGCTGTACTTTACTTTTTTTATTTTAAATTCTCTTTTCTCGACCTCGAGTGCAGTACCAAGCAACTTCTCCATGCCAATGCCTTTTACCGCTACTGTCGGCACAACTGGAATATTAAATTTTTCTTCTAGTTCTTTTATCCCTTTTTTCTCAGCCATATCTATTTGATTAAGCGCTACAATAATAGGCACTTCCAATTCTAGCAATTGAATTGTAAAGAAAAGATTTCGTTCTAAAGCTGAAGCGTCAACCACATTAACTACGATATCAGGTCTTTCAATTGCAACGTACTCTCTTGAAATTAGCTCTTCGATAGAATATGTAGAAAGTGAATATATTCCTGGGAGGTCGATTACATCTATTTCATAACCTTTAAAATAGACCGCCCCTTCTGCTTTTTCTACAGTTTTTCCAGGCCAATTACCAATATGCTGGTGTAAGCCTGTAAAATAATTTAAAATTACACTCTTTCCTACATTTGCCTTTTACATCTGCAATCCTTCCTTTTTCACCAATATTAAGAGATGCCAGAGCCAAAATTTTTCTGTCTCTAGTATTTCCTTGCCTGTGGAACATTCTTCTGGAAAACCAATATTTCTATCCAGAGTTCTTTCTAGAACATCTGAAATACTATGTTCGAGCTTGCAAGCTTCTTCGTGAAGTTTATGCTTTGGAAAACCAAGTTTGGTGAGAAAACTTTCTACAATCCTGTGCTTCCTTAAAATTTTTTTTTACCAACAGTGCTGCCTTTTTTTGTTAGCGCAACACCCTTGCGGGGCGTGTATTCAACATACTTTTTCAGCTAACTTCTGCAACATCTCACTAACGCTTCCAGGCGCTATGTTCAAAGCTTTAGCAATCTCAGTAATAGTTGTATTTGCTTTGTTTTTCACAAAGTCGATATATAATTTCAAGGTATTCTTCAACTGCCTCTGTAGCCATATTAAAAAGATAAGGTATGCCTAAATTTAATGTTTCGGTATGCCTAAATTTTAAAATTTTCGCATTATCATGAATAACAAAAGAGCTGAGAACGTCAAAAGAGAGCTGAAAATAAAAGCAGCGCTTGCACTCACATAGCACCAAAGAGCTCCGGCAATCAAAGAGCTCGGCAAAGCTGCTAATCCAACAATAATATGGTATATTCCAAATGCGCTGCCTCTTAACTCCTTGGAACTTAAATCTGCTACAAAAGTCCTTTGCACAGTTTCGTTTATTGCTCGCGCTAAACCGTACAGTAGAAATAGCAGTAGGCAAATATTTAAAGAGTTGGTAAATGCAAATCCTAAAAACATCAAGCTTGTAATCCCATAGCCTAAGGTTAGAACTTTTGGTCTGCCTATTTTATCAGATAGCACACCAGATGGCACTGCCAGAAGTGTGTAAAGAATATTGAAAAGCAGATAGAGTAAAAGTATACAAGTTATACTCTCAGTGAACATCTTAGCTCTTAGCAGCATAAATGCATAGCTAAAATTGCCTAACGAAAAGA
Proteins encoded:
- a CDS encoding nucleoside recognition domain-containing protein, which encodes MRRTHSYILGLVGTYLGFKWALALYALNLIVIFLLGRMAFKLIPSEPMGLIMEMPPYRKPILRIALRQTWHRTKDFIMIAFPLIIAGSFILTTLKMLGLLTQLNNVLSPVTVSWLGLPAVVGSVLSILRKELTLIMLATFMSNFALVLTPVQILTFTIITMFYIPCIVTIAALVKELRWKKALIITVLEIGFALLLGGLVYRVLSALL
- a CDS encoding nucleoside recognition domain-containing protein encodes the protein MFLIGNIVSNSLIDLLGSFRPTFENIGACGELVWDGIVEGLIAGVSLVLPYIIPFYIILGLLEDSGYLPRAAFLIDNTMHKIGLHGKAFIPFILG
- a CDS encoding FeoB small GTPase domain-containing protein, whose protein sequence is MGNWPGKTVEKAEGAVYFKGYEIDVIDLPGIYSLSTYSIEELISREYVAIERPDIVVNVVDASALERNLFFTIQLLELEVPIIVALNQIDMAEKKGIKELEEKFNIPVVPTVAVKGIGMEKLLGTALEVEKREFKIKKVKYSSEIVFFCRGLGKRN
- a CDS encoding winged helix-turn-helix transcriptional regulator, with protein sequence MKNKANTTITEIAKALNIAPGSVSEMLQKLAEKVC